In Clarias gariepinus isolate MV-2021 ecotype Netherlands chromosome 9, CGAR_prim_01v2, whole genome shotgun sequence, a single window of DNA contains:
- the polb gene encoding DNA polymerase beta isoform X1 → MSKRKAPQESLNEGITDFLIELANYEKNVNRAIHKYNAYRKAASVIAKYPHKIKSGTEAKKLDGVGAKIAEKIDEYLTTGKLRKLEKIRNDDTSSSINFLTRVTGIGPAAARKFYDEGVKTLDDLKKIEHKLNHHQQIGLKYFEEFEKRIPRSEMEKMETLILQELEQLDPEYIGTICGSYRRGADSSGDIDILLTHPDFTSQSQKQPRLLHAVVEHLESIGFVTDTLSKGDTKFMGVCQLQRGVEGENEEDYDHRRIDIRLIPKDQYYCGVLYFTGSDIFNKNMRTHALEKGFTLNEYTIRPLGVTGVPGEPLLVDSEKDIFDYIHMKYREPKERSE, encoded by the exons ATGAGCAAACGGAAAGCGCCGCAAGAAAGCTTAAATGAGGGAATTACTGACTTTCTCATTG aattggccaattatgaaaaaaatgtaaacagggCGATCCATAAGTACAACGCATACAG AAAAGCTGCATCTGTGATTGCTAAGTACCCACATAAAATCAAAAGTGGCACTGAAGCCAAGAAACTG GATGGAGTTGGTGCAAAGATTGCTGAGAAAATTGATGAGTATTTAACCACGGGAAAACTTCGCAAACTGGAAAAG ATTCGCAATGATGACACCAGCTCCTCTATCAACTTTTTAACTAGAGTCACTGGAATAGG CCCAGCTGCTGCTCGAAAGTTCTATGATGAAGGTGTCAAGACCCTAGATG ATCTGAAGAAGATTGAACACAAGCTGAACCATCATCAGCAGATTGGCCTTAA atatTTTGAAGAATTTGAGAAGAGAATTCCTCGCTCAGAGATGGAGAAAATGGAG actttAATATTGCAAGAGTTGGAGCAGCTTGATCCGGAGTACATTGGCACAATCTGTGGCAGCTACAGACGAG GAGCAGACTCGAGCGGTGATATTGATATACTTCTAACTCACCCAGACTTTACCTCCCAGTCTCAAAAACAA CCCAGACTGCTTCATGCAGTGGTGGAACACCTTGAGTCCATTGGCTTTGTCACTGATACCTTATCCAAAGGAGACACGAAGTTCATG GGTGTGTGCCAGTTGCAAAGAGGAGTTGAAGGTGAGAATGAGGAGGATTATGATCATCGCCGTATTGATATCAG gcTTATTCCTAAGGATCAATATTACTGTGGTGTGCTCTATTTCACTGGGAGTGACATATTCAATAAGAATATGAGAACCCACGCTCTTGAGAAAGGATTCACCCTTAATGAGTACACTATTCGTCCGTTGGGAGTGACtg GTGTACCTGGAGAGCCCTTACTGGTGGACAGTGAAAAGGACATTTTTGATTACATCCACATGAAGTACAGAGAGCCAAAAGAGCGCAgtgaatga
- the polb gene encoding DNA polymerase beta isoform X2 — MSQRKLANYEKNVNRAIHKYNAYRKAASVIAKYPHKIKSGTEAKKLDGVGAKIAEKIDEYLTTGKLRKLEKIRNDDTSSSINFLTRVTGIGPAAARKFYDEGVKTLDDLKKIEHKLNHHQQIGLKYFEEFEKRIPRSEMEKMETLILQELEQLDPEYIGTICGSYRRGADSSGDIDILLTHPDFTSQSQKQPRLLHAVVEHLESIGFVTDTLSKGDTKFMGVCQLQRGVEGENEEDYDHRRIDIRLIPKDQYYCGVLYFTGSDIFNKNMRTHALEKGFTLNEYTIRPLGVTGVPGEPLLVDSEKDIFDYIHMKYREPKERSE; from the exons ATGTCACAGAGAA aattggccaattatgaaaaaaatgtaaacagggCGATCCATAAGTACAACGCATACAG AAAAGCTGCATCTGTGATTGCTAAGTACCCACATAAAATCAAAAGTGGCACTGAAGCCAAGAAACTG GATGGAGTTGGTGCAAAGATTGCTGAGAAAATTGATGAGTATTTAACCACGGGAAAACTTCGCAAACTGGAAAAG ATTCGCAATGATGACACCAGCTCCTCTATCAACTTTTTAACTAGAGTCACTGGAATAGG CCCAGCTGCTGCTCGAAAGTTCTATGATGAAGGTGTCAAGACCCTAGATG ATCTGAAGAAGATTGAACACAAGCTGAACCATCATCAGCAGATTGGCCTTAA atatTTTGAAGAATTTGAGAAGAGAATTCCTCGCTCAGAGATGGAGAAAATGGAG actttAATATTGCAAGAGTTGGAGCAGCTTGATCCGGAGTACATTGGCACAATCTGTGGCAGCTACAGACGAG GAGCAGACTCGAGCGGTGATATTGATATACTTCTAACTCACCCAGACTTTACCTCCCAGTCTCAAAAACAA CCCAGACTGCTTCATGCAGTGGTGGAACACCTTGAGTCCATTGGCTTTGTCACTGATACCTTATCCAAAGGAGACACGAAGTTCATG GGTGTGTGCCAGTTGCAAAGAGGAGTTGAAGGTGAGAATGAGGAGGATTATGATCATCGCCGTATTGATATCAG gcTTATTCCTAAGGATCAATATTACTGTGGTGTGCTCTATTTCACTGGGAGTGACATATTCAATAAGAATATGAGAACCCACGCTCTTGAGAAAGGATTCACCCTTAATGAGTACACTATTCGTCCGTTGGGAGTGACtg GTGTACCTGGAGAGCCCTTACTGGTGGACAGTGAAAAGGACATTTTTGATTACATCCACATGAAGTACAGAGAGCCAAAAGAGCGCAgtgaatga